One Podarcis muralis chromosome 1, rPodMur119.hap1.1, whole genome shotgun sequence genomic window carries:
- the ZNF106 gene encoding zinc finger protein 106 — MVRERKCILCHIIYSSKKEMDEHMRSMLHHRELENLKGRDSNHECQVCRVTVVGLSAYAKHISSQLHKDNIEAHDGEEGKEETNEEYFDKELIQLIKQRNEQNRAGEVCRVNHETENNDRRLQRRQDERTYQDRDTYDSSTRYHCGPSQREWNWEGDGFLNPRQGQFTHPARNPKNANRHLSKQRGRPGWHQNNTGVSPNRYHNYGNNGGAWHQNARGGIPGWHHGSRGRSSKWNSEGENTFSYWQAKNSGGNWKPGRQNGRGWNLGRSRAPNNSSQLDSVDASWLKSKNAQDKYNIERYAWQWQDSSSGVPYMGLANENDNTDCDLDFTSDQLPSDGLLNFGVSEQPESKTSKVNGKSNSPSREKTNRWAPYPSLKTIEQQPLCDENVATTPEKAESGRLSCSPLSPKCTDPKTNNPKLKKWEETYSASPNYKMASNKLVPCKKAVDLSSEKKSDQAEGKGNRMPSLKSPLLAIPDIKPSSQKRSPKNLLKHVQLLLSSSSGESQSQLNALNLDANNSSSLGSKLSNECNGHNSLKGTTHVRSSTENLDEALKNAKEELEYSQSFQNSCLIPCRDTQTDGNDKWSTEGPGLSLKMHEPQIDGLEDENCGDGTGTKNTHSNAFSTCDLAEPDHTATKKGSYLLELKNTDNKYTKFQMGSLSLSNFQDDLDADLKASLEEDGDGSTTKSNDAPEEESYAVHSNHELQKDAGGQPSGPLLPELSKLGFPASLQRDLTWRTNLKSKTGSHLPEPNLNSARRIRNVSGHRKSEAEKESGLKPTLRQIISVSRRNVNWEQVIQQVTKKKQELGKGLPRFGIEMVPLIQNEQEELELDEEGDLTSLEGFHWEGISLGSPGTVRKRSLSESSVAVDKTASVYSFFSSQGPSKENEQMSSVANTEDVTYGSQMLAVAVAGVKQESSSLPSSPYMSDRTDSRGRRLSLQSPPNVNRLTAFSAGQSPRSPDYRAQAFETQDMLESPGERFCMASALAAFSTLEAATDSSYTSGNELNDSQGIGKKRRATGEGSSPEIPSLERKNKRRKIKGKKERSQVDQLLSISLREEELSKSLHCVDGSLVPARAALQAAYIEVQRLLVLKQQISVEMGTLRSQRIQILQGLQETYEPSEQLQQLQPSGSNEKRNNKLQPAQDLIANPGGLVPLLESASPLSAQIPAVPLAAPVHASTPPTFQITSGIGAITIPDSSVQIKQEPASPKPREESMNIPEQRFPCSSQGEALFQNGNASQQPLLYPVISATMSLSALIDFQESNQDMQKPVPDKGRARSSPSYSPSLLAEKAEENKIPPDNTVVEQCSSSFQSPTFPPELPADEDPRQATEQMAVSALVSVESKMSKKKKKLKKKKALRAAHVPENSDTEQDVSETKPLRKVKMVKGTRGGKVTTSTPPKQEDAEAAQEGKRKKDENESDTSLEFVEVPKSPLEVVAISSSESGDEKPDSPSKRDALSSSEQLLREASRSGYDEVSSTSEIGTNYKDGIGRSVAETQTSISSIRGSKNSSVCLSQSRKCVGVFEGHTSKVNCILVTQTTGKNAVLYSGSSDHNINCYNIKTRELVDQIKLDDRILCLHSRWRILYAGLANGSVATFNIKNNKPLDNFECHAPRAISCLATAQEGARRLLIVGSYDCTISVRDARNGLLLRTLEGHSKTVLCMKVVNDLVFSGSSDQSVHAHNIHTGELVRIYKGHNHAVTVVNILGKVMLTACLDKCVRVYELQSHDRLQVYGGHSDMIMCMTIHKSMIYTGCYDGTIQAVRLNLMQNYRCWWHGCSLIFGVVDHLKQHLLNDHTNPNFQTLKCRWKNCDAFFTSRKCSKQDAVGHIEKHAEEDSKVDS; from the exons ATGGTCCGAGAAAGAAAATGTATATTGTGTCACATCATATACAGCTCAAAAAAG GAGATGGATGAGCACATGAGAAGCATGCTTCACCACAGGGAACTTGAAAATCTGAAAGGGAG GGACAGCAATCATGAGTGCCAGGTGTGCAGGGTGACAGTGGTGGGCTTGTCGGCGTATGCCAAGCACATCTCCAGCCAGCTGCACAAAGACAACATCGAAGCCCACgatggagaagaagggaaagaagAGACTAACGAAGAATACTTTGACAAGGAACTCATCCAGCTAATTAAACAAAGAAATGAGCAGAACCG GGCAGGTGAAGTGTGCCGTGTGAACCATGAAACAGAAAACAATGACAGGAGATTACAAAGAAGACAAGATGAAAGAACTTATCAAGACCGAGACACTTACGATTCATCAACAAGATATCATTGTGGACCATCGCAGAGGGAGTGGAACTGGGAAGGTGACGGTTTCTTAAATCCCAGACAAGGCCAATTCACACATCCTGCAAGGAATCCTAAGAATGCAAACAGGCATCTGAGCAAGCAAAGAGGACGACCTGGGTGGCATCAAAATAATACTGGAGTGTCTCCAAATCGCTATCATAACTATGGGAATAATGGAGGTGCTTGGCATCAGAATGCCAGAGGAGGAATACCAGGATGGCACCATGGCAGCAGGGGAAGAAGTTCCAAGTGGAATTCTGAAGGAGAAAATACATTTTCTTACTGGCAAGCCAAAAATTCAGGTGGAAACTGGAAGCCTGGTCGACAAAACGGAAGGGGGTGGAATTTAGGAAGAAGCAGGGCTCCAAACAATAGTTCCCAGTTAGATAGTGTGGATGCTTCCTGGTTAAAAAGCAAAAATGCGCAGGATAAATACAATATAGAAAGATATGCATGGCAGTGGCAGGACAGTAGTTCTGGGGTGCCTTATATGGGCCTTGctaatgaaaatgacaacacgGATTGTGATTTGGATTTCACTAGTGATCAGCTTCCTTCAGATGGGTTACTAAACTTTGGTGTTTCTGAGCAACCAGAGAGCAAGACCTCCAAAGTCAATGGAAAGAGCAACAGCCCTTCCCGAGAAAAAACAAATCGCTGGGCTCCATATCCCTCTCTAAAAACAATAGAACAGCAGCCACTGTGTGATGAGAATGTAGCTACAACTCCAGAGAAAGCAGAGTCCGGTCGTCTGTCATGCTCTCCATTGTCTCCAAAATGCACAGATCCTAAAACCAATAACCCCAAACTGAAAAAATGGGAAGAGACTTATTCAGCATCCCCCAattacaaaatggcatccaacaaACTTGTACCATGTAAGAAGGCAGTAGACTTAAGCAGTGAGAAAAAATCAGACCAAGCTGAAGGCAAAGGTAACAGGATGCCATCTTTGAAGTCCCCACTTCTGGCTATTCCCGATATaaagccatcttctcaaaaaagaAGCCCAAAGAATCTCTTGAAACATGTCCAGCTTTTGTTATCCTCATCATCCGGAGAAAGCCAGAGCCAACTAAATGCACTAAATTTAGATGCTAACAATTCCTCCTCCCTTGGATCCAAGCTGAGTAATGAATGTAATGGCCATAACAGTTTAAAAGGCACCACACATGTGCGTAGCAGCACTGAAAATCTAGACGAAGCATTAAAAAATGCCAAAGAAGAACTTGAGTATAGCCAGTCTTTCCAAAACTCTTGCTTGATACCTTGTAGAGATACTCAGACTGATGGGAATGACAAATGGAGTACTGAAGGTCCAGGATTGTCTCTGAAGATGCATGAGCCCCAGATAGATGGACTGGAGGATGAGAACTGTGGAGATGGAACAGGAACCAAAAATACTCACTCTAATGCTTTCTCAACTTGTGATCTTGCTGAACCTGACCATACGGCAACTAAAAAAGGTAGCTATCTATTAGAGTTGAAGAATACTGATAACAAATATACCAAATTCCAAATGGGCTCCCTATCTCTATCCAACTTTCAAGATGACCTAGATGCAGACTTGAAAGCATCCCTGGAAGAGGATGGTGACGGAAGCACGACTAAATCAAATGATGCTCCAGAAGAGGAAAGCTATGCAGTTCATTCTAATCACGAGCTGCAGAAAGATGCAGGAGGGCAGCCCTCTGGCCCTCTTCTTCCTGAACTGAGTAAACTTGGCTTCCCAGCTTCTCTCCAAAGAGACCTAACGTGGCGCACCAACCTGAAGAGCAAAACTGGCTCACATCTACCTGAGCCTAACCTGAACAGTGCAAGGCGCATTCGCAACGTCAGTGGCCACCGGAAGAGCGAAGCTGAGAAAGAATCAGGGCTCAAGCCTACTTTGCGGCAGATTATTAGCGTGTCTCGAAGAAATGTAAACTGGGAGCAGGTAATTCAGCAGGTGACAAAGAAGAAGCAAGAACTTGGCAAAGGTTTACCCAG GTTTGGCATTGAGATGGTTCCTCTCATCCAGAATGAACAAGAGGAACTTGAGTTGGATGAAGAAGGTGACCTGACCAGCCTTGAAGGTTTCCACTGGGAAGGGATATCCCTAGGCTCCCCTGGGACTGTTAGGAAACGTAGTCTCTCCGAAAGCAGTGTGGCTGTAGATAAGACCGCCTCTGTTTATAGTTTTTTCAGCAGTCAAGGCCCAAgcaaagaaaatgaacaaatgagCTCAGTTGCCAACACTGAGGATGTAACATACGGCTCCCAGATGCTTGCAGTTGCTGTGGCTGGTGTGAAACAAGAGtcttcttctctcccttcctcaccGTACATGTCTGACAGGACTGATTCCAGGGGAAGGAGGCTCAGCCTACAGTCTCCCCCTAATGTTAACAGACTCACAGCGTTTAGTGCAGGACAAAGCCCAAGAAGCCCTGACTACAGGGCCCAGGCCTTTGAAACTCAAGACATGCTGGAGAGTCCAGGGGAAAGGTTCTGTATGGCGTCAGCCCTCGCAGCATTCAGCACTCTAGAGGCCGCTACAGACAGCAGCTACACATCGGGCAACGAGCTGAACGACAGCCAGGGAATTGGCAAAAAAAGAAGAGCGACCGGA gagggatcctCTCCTGAAATTCCAAgtctagaaagaaagaataaaagaagaaagaTTAAAGGCAAAAAAG AGCGTTCGCAGGTAGACCAGTTGTTGTCTATTTCTCTGAGGGAAGAAGAATTGAGTAAGTCCTTGCACTGTGTGGATGGAAGCCTTGTGCCAGCTCGAGCTGCTCTGCAGGCAGCTTATATCGAAGTCCAGCGACTGCTTGTACTGAAACAGCAG ATATCGGTGGAAATGGGCACTTTGAGAAGCCAAAGAATTCAGATCCTGCAGGGATTGCAAG AAACCTATGAACCTTCCGAACAGCTGCAGCAACTTCAACCCAGTGGCtcaaatgaaaaaagaaacaacaaacttCAGCCAGCACAGGATCTAATTGCTAATCCAGGTGGTCTTGTTCCTCTTTTGGAATCTGCTTCACCTCTCTCTGCCCAGATACCTGCAGTTCCTTTGGCAGCTCCTGTCCATGCAAGCACTCCACCTACATTCCAAATCACTAGTGGCATTGGAGCCATCACAATCCCTGATTCATCTGTTCAAATCAAGCAAGAACCTGCATCTCCAAAGCCTAGAGAGGAGAGCATGAATATTCCTGAACAGAGGTTTCCATGTTCTTCACAGGGAGAAGCTCTGTTTCAGAATG GGAATGCGAGCCAACAACCTTTGCTGTACCCAGTTATCTCTGCTACCATGTCTTTGTCTGCACTTATTGATTTCCAAGAGTCTAATCAAGATATGCAGAAACCTGTTCCAGATAAGGGAAGGGCCAGGTCTTCCCCCAGCTATTCACCATCGCTCTTGGCAGAGaaggcagaagaaaacaaaatccCACCAGACAACACAGTTGTAGAACAGTGCAGCAGCTCCTTTCAGAGCCCAACCTTTCCCCCTGAACTGCCTGCGGATGAAGATCCCAGACAGGCAACGGAGCAGATGGCAGTTTCTGCACTGGTCTCCGTGGAGAGCAAAATgagcaagaaaaagaagaagttgaagaagaagaaagcactgCGAGCAGCCCATGTCCCTGAGAACAGCGATACAGAGCAGGATGTAAGTGAAACGAAGCCTTTAAGGAAAGTCAAGATGGTAAAGGGGACCAGAGGGGGGAAAGTTACAACATCCACCCCTCCAAAGCAAGAGGATGCAGAGGCTGCTCAGGAAGGAAAGCGGAAGAAAGACGAGAATGAGAGTGACACGTCTCTGGAATTTGTGGAAGTCCCCAAATCTCCTCTGGAAGTGGTTGCCATCAGTTCATCAGAATCGGGGGATGAAAAACCAGACAGCCCTTCTAAGAGGGATGCGCTGAGTTCCTCAGAGCAGCTTCTGAGAGAGGCGTCTCGGTCTGGCTACGATGAAGTGAGCTCTACCAGTGAGATTGGAACAAACTACAAGGATGGCATTGGTAGAAG TGTGGCTGAGACTCAAACGTCCATATCTTCAATAAGAGGATCTAAAAACTCatcag TCTGCCTCTCACAGAGCAGGAAGTGTGTTGGTGTCTTTGAAGGGCACACCTCAAAAGTGAACTGCATCCTGGTGACTCAGACAACAGGGAAGAATGCAGTGCTCTATTCGGGCTCCAGTGACCACAATATAAATTGTTACAACATCAAG ACTAGGGAACTTGTGGATCAAATTAAATTGGACGATCGTATACTCTGTCTGCACAGTAGATGGAGAATTCTTTATGCCGGACTTGCTAATGGCAGCGTGGCCACTTTCAATATAAAG AATAACAAACCGCTTGATAACTTTGAGTGCCATGCTCCTAGGGCAATCAGTTGTCTTGCCACAGCTCAGGAAGGAGCACGGAGGTTGCTGATTGTGGGATCCTACGATTGTACAATCAGTGTGCGAGATGCCCGGAATGGTTTGTTGCTTCGAACCCTTGAAGGTCATAGCAAAACGGTGCTCTGTATGAAG